The genomic window AGCTATGTGAAATATAAATAGGGGACCAATTTCACAagtgaataaaaatataaaaaaatattacacaatATCTCTGTAAtgattaaagaaataaaaataaaaatataatcttaaaaaatagtactctagtaaaaaaaaatgaaattgttttttgacaaatataaaaaataaaatttgtttaatataaaaaatattaaacaatatCTTTGTTATAAtgattaaagaaataaaaataataatataatcttaaaaaatagtagtaaattttttttttaagattctttgaaattttaaaatagaattttttttctacttaatttttttttcttaacctTTACACTGCCACTATTTAACGTAACCCTAAAAATATAGCAACAAAAAAgcctaaaattaatttatttcctTGGACTTACCCCTTTgtcctccaaaaaaaaaattaaaaaaatttcccatcgatctatatatatataaacgaatctctattttaatttgaatCACCAAACCAAAATTCAGAGTCACTTCTTCTTCTCCTATTGCCTTCTCCGCCGCTCTCAAAAAACTCAGAAAAAAATATGACCAACGAAACCACTGAAACAACAACAATGGTAACTTCTCAACAAGTTGTTGAATTTTCAGAGCCATCCAAAAAACCCATTATCCCTTTCTTTcccaatttcaatttcaacttcCAAATTCCTCAGTTTCCATTCCCACAATTCCTACCAAAAAATCATCGTCATGATGATGCTGGTGGTGCTGATAAAAACAATGAAACACCACAACTGCAGAGTGAGGGAGGACAACCTGGTCCTAACGTTGTAACTTTTCCTAAAAGCCAACAAGTTGTTGTTCCTTCACCTCTTCAGGCTGAGGCTGATGCTAACAGTTCTACTGCTAAAACTTCCCATCCTATTGTAATTTATCAGGTATTTTTGCaacccttttgtttttttatgattttctttCAAAGTTTAAGGAACTTAATTGATTTTAGATTGTGGGTTAGgttaaagtttgaatttttattctaAGGGAAATTGCAATCATGTGTTTATGATGAGATTAGGGTTTTGAGGTGTTTTTTAGAAGcttaaaaatttggaaaattagTGAACTAACTGCTTCAAAGGTgtggtttttgttttgaaagTGATAAAGGGTAATGAAATATGTGATGTAACCTTTGAATCACATACTCCTCGGATTAGGCATATGTGTGTCCGATCGTCAGGTCGGACACCAGCACACACCAAAACATATGATTATAGTGGATTAtataattttctcaaattattactggTGTCAACGTCTTTGTGTCGTGTTCGGTGTCCATGTCTGCGCTTCATAGACTAAAGCCCGTGTGTTGTTGCTGGCTCTTTTTCCTTTAGATAGATAAGGATTCACTCAAATCAATTTAGTTGGTGTTTCCTATGAATACATTGGGGTTTGGATGATGAAAACAATGTTTGTTTGAAAAGAAAACTTGGGCCCTTCATGGGGTCCATCTGTTTCTTCATGAATCCTTtgtcttttgtttttataaCTATACATATACACCcaaaaaactgatttttcaCAAATCATCAATTTATCAACACAAAGAAACAACATAGTTTGTAGGGAACCGGAGACTCGAGTTTATGAGGATACTCTAAGGCATTCACTAGGGAGCCGGAGACTTGAGTTAGTTACGGTGGGATAGCAGAACATAGTATATCTACTTATCTAGTAGTATATGATTAGGTGaagatttgttttgaaatttcATGGTTAAAAGTTGCGCCTAATATACTTCTAAGGTTACTTGCTTTCATTCTGATATTTCTTCAAGTACCGTATGTATATGGACAAATCTATCTATGGATTGGTCGATTGGATGTCTTTAATTAAGAGTACGTTCATCCCCTATCATTGCGATTGCCAAACCTAGGCCTCATCCTGATTGTGTCTCTGTGGTGATTGGTGATAACAAAAACAAGCGGTTCTTGGTTTAGTTTGAAGTCCAAAAAAACCAGCCTTTGGGAAAGGTGTTAGATAATTCGAATTTAGACCTTTCGCTctaatttttagttttatttcaCGGACAGCTTGATGGTCTtatgatgaagatcaaaagaaaaacTCCGATTACACGGATGGTTGTTCTGTTTCACTATTTAACTAACTAACCTTGTTATACTTTCAATATAGTGGTAAGTGATaatgtgttttttcttttatccATTTGTTCCAGGTTTATGCAATAGGAGCATTCTTTCTTTCACAATGGATTTGGGCAAGGTGGAATGAGAGGAAGGCTCGCGGAGGGTCTCCCGATGACGAAGGTCGTGGACCTCAGGACAAtaaatagaatttttattagttagatTTATACAATGCTACTTcaatattttcacattttatgtttgaaaggaaaaattgtttcattttaaAGATTTAAATATTGTTGGAGATGCTCATTGTTATTTACCAAGGGTTggaatatatttgatttatcaTCATCACAAGTCAATAGTTTAGAGATTAACTCCAAAATAATCTTTCTATGCATTTCTAGAATATTAGGAGGTTACAACAACTAACACTTAAAATACTTTTTTGCTCATCTTATTTCCTGAAtaatcaaacataaaatatgaatatgacAATAAACTTTTTTCAAGTGGTAGTTGCTGGTCATGACTTTGTGTCAGATatagtttaattattttgtgcGGCTTACCTCTTTTTGATGTCGTCATAGAATATATTGTTGGTTagggaaaaaatataaaataattacagatatgttaatgaagaaataatcaatgtatttaaaaatttgaaagggAATCTATTAAAAAGGACAAGTAAATTTCTTAAGAAGGTTTATATTTAAAGA from Trifolium pratense cultivar HEN17-A07 linkage group LG1, ARS_RC_1.1, whole genome shotgun sequence includes these protein-coding regions:
- the LOC123920582 gene encoding uncharacterized protein LOC123920582; the protein is MTNETTETTTMVTSQQVVEFSEPSKKPIIPFFPNFNFNFQIPQFPFPQFLPKNHRHDDAGGADKNNETPQLQSEGGQPGPNVVTFPKSQQVVVPSPLQAEADANSSTAKTSHPIVIYQVYAIGAFFLSQWIWARWNERKARGGSPDDEGRGPQDNK